From Mauremys mutica isolate MM-2020 ecotype Southern chromosome 17, ASM2049712v1, whole genome shotgun sequence, one genomic window encodes:
- the LOC123352222 gene encoding death-associated protein kinase 2-like isoform X2 yields the protein MATFRPGSVEELYELLEKLGSGHFGVVKRCRKRSSGTLYAAKFVKMRKCKGSRLGLDREQVEREVSILQQLEHPNILRLHDLFASKAEMVLILELIRGGELFDFIAEKETLTEAEAIEFLQQILQGVAYMHGRHVAHFDLKPENIMLLEKEVPNPKIKIIDFGLAQKLEDGVTFKSLCGTPQYIAPEVINYEPLSSATDMWSIGVITYILLSGMSPFQGETDAETLSNVVAGNYEFEEKFFSETTDMAKDFIRQLLVKEPGSRMSAAESLVHPWIKPLSRKQATNRSRSSINMKNFRKFNARRKWKLSYNMVSACNRLCRLKLLCGQRTEDETLRGCESDQEDEASHPVTLLRRRRSSCS from the exons ATGGCCACGTTCAGACCCGGCAGCGTGGAGGAGCTCTACGAGCTGCTGGAGAAGCTGGGCAG CGGGCACTTCGGGGTGGTGAAGCGCTGCCGGAAGCGGAGCTCGGGGACTCTCTACGCCGCCAAGTTCGTGAAGATGCGCAAGTGCAAGGGGAGCCGGCTGGGGCTGGACCGCGAGCAGGTGGAGCGGGAGGTCAGcatcctgcagcagctggagcaccccAACATCCTGCGCTTGCACGACCTCTTCGCCAGCAAGGCCGAGATGGTGCTGATCCTGGAGct GATCCGCGGTGGGGAGCTCTTTGACTTCATTGCCGAGAAGGAGACGCTGACGGAGGCGGAGGCCATCGAGTTCCTGCAGCAGATCCTGCAGGGCGTCGCCTACATGCACGGGCGGCACGTCGCCCACTTCGACCTCAag ccggAGAATATCATGCTGCTGGAGAAAGAAGTCCCCAACCCGAAAATCAAGATAATCGATTTTGGTCTGGCCCAAAAGCTGGAAGACGGAGTAACCTTCAAAAGCCTTTGTGGGACTCCGCAGTACATAG CTCCCGAAGTGATTAACTACGAGCCCCTGAGCTCGGCGACAGATATGTG GAGCATCGGCGTTATTACCTATATCTT GCTGAGCGGGATGTCCCCGTTCCAGGGCGAGACGGATGCCGAGACCCTCTCCAACGTCGTCGCAGGCAACTACGAGTTCGAGGAAAAATTCTTCAGCGAGACCACCGATATGGCCAAGGACTTCATCCGGCAGCTGCTGGTGAAGGAGCCTGG GAGTCGCATGAGCGCGGCCGAGAGCCTCGTCCACCCGTGGATCAAG cccctgaGCCGGAAGCAGGCCACCAACCGCAGCCGCTCCTCCATCAACATGAAGAACTTCCGCAAGTTCAACGCCCGCAGGAAATGGAAG ctctcctaCAACATGGTGTCTGCCTGCAACCGGCTCTGCCGCCTGAAGCTCTTGTGTGGCCAGAGGACGGAGGATGAGACTCTG CGCGGCTGCGAGAGCGACCAGGAGGACGAGGCCTCCCACCCGGTGACACTGCTGCGCCGGCGGAGAAGCAGCTGCTCCTGA
- the LOC123352222 gene encoding death-associated protein kinase 2-like isoform X1 — protein sequence MAEDGGAVGLANGGAGSPSDTVKETSWPEDDEVFVTERLSPTAMATFRPGSVEELYELLEKLGSGHFGVVKRCRKRSSGTLYAAKFVKMRKCKGSRLGLDREQVEREVSILQQLEHPNILRLHDLFASKAEMVLILELIRGGELFDFIAEKETLTEAEAIEFLQQILQGVAYMHGRHVAHFDLKPENIMLLEKEVPNPKIKIIDFGLAQKLEDGVTFKSLCGTPQYIAPEVINYEPLSSATDMWSIGVITYILLSGMSPFQGETDAETLSNVVAGNYEFEEKFFSETTDMAKDFIRQLLVKEPGSRMSAAESLVHPWIKPLSRKQATNRSRSSINMKNFRKFNARRKWKLSYNMVSACNRLCRLKLLCGQRTEDETLRGCESDQEDEASHPVTLLRRRRSSCS from the exons ATGGCTGAGGATGGTGGGGCCGTGGGCCTTGCCAatgggggggccgggagcccctCCGACACTGTCAAG GAGACCAGCTGGCCCGAGGACGATGAGGTCTTCGTGACGGAGCGGCTGAGCCCCACCGCCATGGCCACGTTCAGACCCGGCAGCGTGGAGGAGCTCTACGAGCTGCTGGAGAAGCTGGGCAG CGGGCACTTCGGGGTGGTGAAGCGCTGCCGGAAGCGGAGCTCGGGGACTCTCTACGCCGCCAAGTTCGTGAAGATGCGCAAGTGCAAGGGGAGCCGGCTGGGGCTGGACCGCGAGCAGGTGGAGCGGGAGGTCAGcatcctgcagcagctggagcaccccAACATCCTGCGCTTGCACGACCTCTTCGCCAGCAAGGCCGAGATGGTGCTGATCCTGGAGct GATCCGCGGTGGGGAGCTCTTTGACTTCATTGCCGAGAAGGAGACGCTGACGGAGGCGGAGGCCATCGAGTTCCTGCAGCAGATCCTGCAGGGCGTCGCCTACATGCACGGGCGGCACGTCGCCCACTTCGACCTCAag ccggAGAATATCATGCTGCTGGAGAAAGAAGTCCCCAACCCGAAAATCAAGATAATCGATTTTGGTCTGGCCCAAAAGCTGGAAGACGGAGTAACCTTCAAAAGCCTTTGTGGGACTCCGCAGTACATAG CTCCCGAAGTGATTAACTACGAGCCCCTGAGCTCGGCGACAGATATGTG GAGCATCGGCGTTATTACCTATATCTT GCTGAGCGGGATGTCCCCGTTCCAGGGCGAGACGGATGCCGAGACCCTCTCCAACGTCGTCGCAGGCAACTACGAGTTCGAGGAAAAATTCTTCAGCGAGACCACCGATATGGCCAAGGACTTCATCCGGCAGCTGCTGGTGAAGGAGCCTGG GAGTCGCATGAGCGCGGCCGAGAGCCTCGTCCACCCGTGGATCAAG cccctgaGCCGGAAGCAGGCCACCAACCGCAGCCGCTCCTCCATCAACATGAAGAACTTCCGCAAGTTCAACGCCCGCAGGAAATGGAAG ctctcctaCAACATGGTGTCTGCCTGCAACCGGCTCTGCCGCCTGAAGCTCTTGTGTGGCCAGAGGACGGAGGATGAGACTCTG CGCGGCTGCGAGAGCGACCAGGAGGACGAGGCCTCCCACCCGGTGACACTGCTGCGCCGGCGGAGAAGCAGCTGCTCCTGA